Proteins from a genomic interval of Paenibacillus sp. FSL R5-0623:
- a CDS encoding MarR family transcriptional regulator produces MDNQNKSTTDMYLIPSLVQTKRQVDRYQLDVDAQAVLVASRLMVAGAKLGHAAEIHFSRFGLSTGRYRLLADLEDHDGEELPSQLAENLGVTRATVTGLIEILERDGLVARRTSSVDGRQKSVILTAKGAKKLTDMAAEHFARLEAMVGLLTIEERSVFLNLLGRVTQGIAALTDESRDFSEPKS; encoded by the coding sequence ATGGACAATCAAAACAAATCAACAACTGATATGTACCTCATCCCTTCGTTAGTACAAACGAAGCGTCAGGTTGATCGCTATCAATTAGACGTGGATGCACAAGCAGTGCTTGTCGCATCCAGACTGATGGTAGCAGGAGCCAAACTTGGGCATGCTGCGGAAATCCATTTCTCCAGATTCGGTTTATCGACAGGTCGATATCGTCTGTTGGCAGATCTTGAAGATCACGATGGAGAAGAACTGCCCTCCCAACTGGCGGAAAATCTGGGTGTAACCCGTGCTACCGTAACTGGTCTAATCGAGATTTTAGAACGGGACGGACTGGTTGCTCGTCGGACGAGTTCCGTTGATGGTCGTCAGAAGTCAGTCATTTTGACCGCCAAAGGTGCGAAGAAGCTAACGGATATGGCTGCGGAACATTTTGCCAGACTGGAAGCGATGGTCGGATTACTTACGATCGAGGAAAGGAGTGTGTTTCTCAACCTGCTGGGGCGTGTAACACAAGGCATTGCAGCACTTACAGATGAGTCACGCGACTTCTCAGAACCAAAATCCTAG
- a CDS encoding proline dehydrogenase family protein, translating to MSVGTEIYRKTLLTVAGNKAVENLSIRYGKKLAGKFIAGSTLEEALEEIHILNNKGIMATLDHLGEGITRLSEAALYRDEYVRLVEGIAREGADSNVSLKPTQMGLALDPEEGYQNIRTVAAQAKLHDLFVRIDMEDSPFTQATLDIVRRLHSEGLHNTGTVLQAYLHRTEEDTRDMIREGIRLRLVKGAYKEPGSVAYQNTSEVIHQFKTMIRNHLDQGVYTAVASHDDHIINWTKQYAKDRGISPDAFEFQMLYGLRMSEQERLAKEGYRIRCYVPYGTMWYPYYTRRLAEKPANLWMVVKNMFR from the coding sequence ATGAGTGTAGGAACGGAAATATATCGCAAAACCTTATTAACCGTGGCAGGCAACAAAGCTGTAGAGAACCTGTCCATTAGATATGGTAAGAAGCTGGCAGGCAAGTTTATTGCAGGAAGCACCTTGGAAGAAGCTCTCGAAGAGATCCACATACTCAATAATAAAGGCATTATGGCTACACTCGATCATCTGGGCGAAGGCATCACTCGCCTGAGCGAAGCGGCTTTATACAGGGATGAATATGTACGACTGGTAGAAGGCATTGCACGTGAAGGCGCAGACTCCAACGTCTCACTGAAACCAACCCAGATGGGCCTCGCACTTGACCCGGAAGAGGGATATCAAAATATCCGTACCGTTGCCGCACAAGCCAAATTGCATGATCTTTTTGTTCGAATTGATATGGAGGATAGTCCATTTACTCAAGCGACGCTGGATATTGTCCGAAGATTGCACTCGGAAGGACTGCATAATACAGGCACAGTATTGCAAGCCTACCTGCATCGCACCGAAGAAGATACACGCGATATGATTCGGGAAGGTATTCGGCTTCGTCTGGTTAAAGGTGCTTACAAAGAACCCGGATCAGTCGCCTATCAGAACACTTCTGAAGTCATTCATCAATTCAAAACGATGATTCGCAATCATCTCGATCAGGGTGTGTACACTGCAGTTGCCTCGCATGATGATCACATCATTAACTGGACGAAACAATACGCCAAGGATCGGGGAATCTCGCCGGATGCCTTTGAATTCCAGATGTTATATGGTCTGCGCATGAGCGAACAGGAACGTCTCGCCAAAGAAGGCTATCGCATTCGCTGTTACGTACCTTATGGCACCATGTGGTATCCGTACTATACTCGCCGTTTGGCCGAAAAACCGGCTAATCTCTGGATGGTCGTTAAGAATATGTTCCGATAG
- the pruA gene encoding L-glutamate gamma-semialdehyde dehydrogenase: MNIPFVNEPFTPFAVQANREAFEDALRQVEAELGQEYPIIIGGQKITSSRTLTSVNPAAKNQVVGTIHQADQELAEKAIQTAAETFHTWKHTDPNERARYLYKAAAIMRRRKHEFSAWMVYEAGKTWPEADADTAEAIDFMEFYARDMQRLSEPQPLVRIAGEDNELSYIPLGVGVVIPPWNFPLAIMAGMTSAALVSGNTVVLKPASTTPVIAAKFMELLAEVGLPDGVVNFLPGPGSEVGDYLVDHALTRFISFTGSRDVGLRINERAARTAPGQKWIKRVIAEMGGKDSIVVDSDSDLELAAESITASAFGFSGQKCSACSRAIIHKDVYDEVLQKVIERTQKLTMGSPLEVGSQVGPVIDDKAYAKITEYIEIGKGEGRLVHGGGTGNVEGYFIEPTIIADVDPKARIAQDEIFGPVLAFIKAESFQDALDIANNTDYGLTGAVISRNREHLEQARREYFAGNLYFNRKCTGALVGTHPFGGFNMSGTDSKAGGRDYLLLFTQAKLVSEKY; encoded by the coding sequence ATGAATATCCCTTTTGTTAACGAACCATTCACACCCTTTGCGGTCCAGGCGAACCGTGAAGCATTTGAAGACGCACTTCGTCAGGTAGAAGCTGAACTTGGGCAGGAATACCCGATTATTATTGGTGGGCAAAAAATAACAAGCAGCCGCACGTTAACTTCCGTGAACCCCGCAGCCAAGAATCAAGTGGTCGGAACGATCCATCAGGCAGATCAGGAATTGGCCGAAAAGGCCATTCAGACAGCGGCGGAGACATTCCACACATGGAAACATACCGACCCGAATGAACGGGCTCGTTATCTATACAAAGCAGCTGCCATTATGCGTCGTCGCAAGCATGAATTCTCTGCATGGATGGTCTATGAAGCTGGCAAGACTTGGCCTGAAGCTGATGCGGATACAGCGGAAGCTATTGATTTTATGGAATTCTATGCACGGGATATGCAGCGACTGAGTGAACCGCAGCCCCTCGTGCGGATTGCAGGAGAAGATAATGAACTGAGTTATATACCGCTGGGAGTGGGTGTTGTTATTCCACCTTGGAACTTCCCACTGGCAATTATGGCAGGCATGACCTCTGCTGCACTGGTATCCGGCAACACGGTGGTGTTAAAGCCCGCAAGTACAACTCCGGTGATTGCCGCCAAGTTTATGGAGCTGCTCGCAGAAGTTGGTCTGCCGGATGGCGTCGTGAACTTTTTACCAGGACCAGGAAGTGAAGTGGGCGATTATCTCGTGGATCATGCGCTCACCCGGTTTATCAGTTTCACGGGTTCCAGAGATGTAGGACTGCGAATTAATGAACGTGCAGCACGTACAGCTCCAGGTCAGAAGTGGATCAAACGGGTTATTGCAGAGATGGGCGGCAAGGATTCCATCGTAGTAGACAGTGACAGTGATCTGGAACTCGCGGCAGAGTCCATTACCGCTTCGGCATTTGGTTTCTCAGGACAGAAATGTTCGGCGTGTTCCCGTGCCATTATTCATAAGGATGTATATGATGAAGTACTGCAAAAAGTGATTGAACGGACACAGAAACTGACGATGGGCAGTCCTCTTGAAGTTGGCAGTCAGGTTGGGCCGGTTATCGATGACAAGGCATATGCAAAGATCACGGAATATATTGAAATCGGCAAGGGTGAGGGGCGTCTTGTGCACGGTGGCGGTACAGGGAACGTTGAAGGTTATTTCATTGAACCAACCATCATTGCCGATGTTGACCCGAAAGCCCGAATTGCTCAGGATGAAATTTTTGGACCTGTGCTTGCGTTCATCAAAGCAGAATCCTTTCAGGATGCATTGGATATCGCCAACAATACAGACTATGGTCTGACCGGCGCGGTGATCTCACGTAATCGTGAACATCTGGAACAGGCAAGACGCGAATACTTTGCGGGTAATCTGTATTTCAACCGGAAATGTACCGGAGCACTGGTGGGCACACATCCATTTGGCGGATTTAACATGTCAGGCACGGATTCCAAGGCAGGTGGAAGAGACTATCTGCTGTTGTTTACCCAGGCGAAGCTGGTATCGGAGAAATACTAG